In Strigops habroptila isolate Jane chromosome 14, bStrHab1.2.pri, whole genome shotgun sequence, one genomic interval encodes:
- the FDXR gene encoding NADPH:adrenodoxin oxidoreductase, mitochondrial, whose translation MGPGGFKRWLSSSAPAPRVCVVGSGPAGFYTAQHILKHHGGAQVDIYEKLPVPFGLVRFGVAPDHPEVKNVINAFTQTARSGRCAYYGNVTVGRDVTVAELRQAYHAVVLSYGAEDNRVLGIPGENLCGVYSARAFVGWYNGLPENRDLNPDLSCETALILGHGNVALDIARILLSPLQLLRKTDITDGSLAALACSKVKRVWLVGRRGPLQVAFTIKELREMINLPGASPVLNPADFTGLEDAVKDAPRPRKRLTELMIKTALEKPPKKPVETVSPREWGLKFQRSPQEVLPTADGTRARGVRMALTCLEGSGDSAKAIPTGDMEEMECGLVVSSIGYRSLPLDPAVPFDTQRGIIPNSSGRVEGVPGLYCSGWVKRGPTGVIITTMNDSFDTAQSVLEDLQGGVLDVSTSREGFGAMESILRSRGIRPVSFSDWEKIDAAEVARGKAAGKPREKIVDPQEMLRLIGH comes from the exons caccatGGCGGGGCACAAGTGGACATCTATGAGAAGCTGCCTGTTCCCTTTGGGCTCGTCCGTTTTGGGGTGGCCCCAGATCACCCAGAAGTGAAG AACGTGATCAACGCCTTCACGCAGACAGCGCGCTCGGGGCGCTGCGCCTACTACGGCAACGTCACCGTGGGCAGGGACGTGACGGTGGCAGAGCTGCGGCAGGCGTACCACGCCGTGGTGCTG AGTTACGGTGCTGAAGATAACCGGGTCCTGGGGATCCCAGGGGAGAACCTCTGCGGAGTATATTCAGCCCGAGCATTTGTGGGCTGGTACAACGGGCTGCCGGAGAACCGGGAT CTGAATCCTGACCTGAGCTGTGAGACAGCGCTGATTCTGGGTCATGGCAATGTGGCGCTGGATATTGCCCGGATCCTCCTGTCCCCACTGCAGCTCCTCAGG aagacagacatCACTGATGGCTCCTTGGCAGCTCTTGCCTGCAGCAAGGTGAAGCGTGTCTGGCTGGTTGGGAGGAGGGGACCTCTCCAAGTTGCTTTCACTATCAAG GAGCTGCGGGAGATGATAAACCTGCCTGGTGCCAGCCCTGTGCTGAACCCTGCTGACTTCACAGGCCTCGAGGATGCTGTTAAAG ATGCCCCCAGGCCCAGGAAGCGCCTGACTGAACTGATGATCAAAACAGCCCTGGAGAAGCCTCCGAAGAAGCCAGTGGAGACAGTGTCCCCCCGGGAATGGGGGCTGAAGTTCCAGCGCAGCCCCCAGGAGGTGCTGCCCACGGCTGATGGGACACGGGCAAGAGGCGTCCGCATGGCCCTGACCTGCCTGGAG GGCTCGGGTGACTCTGCCAAAGCCATCCCCACTGGAGACATGGAGGAGATGGAGTGTGGGCTGGTGGTCAGCAGCATTGGCTACCGGAGCCTGCCGCTGGACCCAGCAGTGCCCTTCGACACCCAGCGTGGCATTATTCCCAACAGCTCGGGCAGAGTGGAGGGTGTCCCAG GTCTGTACTGCAGCGGGTGGGTGAAGAGAGGACCCACGGGTGTGATCATCACCACCATGAACGACAGCTTTGACACTGCCCAGTCTGTGCTGGAGGATCTGCAGGGGGGCGTGCTGGACGTGTCCACCTCCAGAGAAGGTTTTGGGGCTATGGAGAGCATCCTGCGCAGCCGAG GGATCCGTCCTGTTTCCTTCTCGGACTGGGAGAAGATAGATGCTGCTGAAGTGGCAAGAGGCAAAGCTGCTGGCAAACCCCGAGAGAAGATCGTGGATCCTCAGGAGATGCTGCGGCTCATCGGTCACTAA